One segment of Xanthomonas oryzae pv. oryzae DNA contains the following:
- a CDS encoding DUF2244 domain-containing protein: MIEVLPLMSEGVGRQLRLRPPRALSASQFVQLFAVLAGMMWLFAGLGWWTGNAFAPVFALVQSGVVALALRTLWRSGEREEAIRVGEAVVEVFPSGHAPPAFQAHPHWVRLCMERDDRVLLVSSGKQIEIGSFLGPAERVELAMTLKRLLAAANGRYR; encoded by the coding sequence ATGATCGAAGTGCTGCCATTGATGTCCGAAGGGGTTGGGAGGCAGCTGCGGCTGCGGCCTCCGCGCGCACTGTCGGCCAGTCAATTTGTGCAGCTGTTCGCAGTGTTGGCAGGAATGATGTGGCTGTTCGCAGGCCTAGGGTGGTGGACCGGCAATGCGTTCGCGCCGGTGTTCGCCTTGGTGCAAAGTGGTGTGGTGGCGCTGGCGCTACGGACATTGTGGCGAAGTGGCGAGCGCGAAGAAGCGATCCGGGTAGGGGAAGCCGTTGTCGAGGTGTTTCCGTCCGGGCATGCGCCACCAGCGTTTCAGGCACATCCGCATTGGGTGCGCTTATGCATGGAACGCGACGACAGGGTGTTGCTGGTCAGCAGCGGCAAGCAGATCGAGATCGGAAGTTTTCTCGGGCCGGCCGAACGTGTGGAACTGGCAATGACGCTCAAACGCTTGCTAGCGGCCGCCAATGGCCGTTACCGATGA
- the coxB gene encoding cytochrome c oxidase subunit II, translating to MTQRSSLTSMSISTQVGLAMAALLSAPAAWAQSVDPKEWQLNMGRGVTQTAHMAYEAHMVALWVCVVIGALVFGAMGYAIFTFRKSKGAVAAQFSHNTTAEALWTVIPVLVLIAMAWPATAKLIAMYDTRESEMTVKVTGYQWMWKYEYLGQGVAFTSRLARESDRIRQSGERPIAASQPHYLLDVDNHLVLPVNTKIRFVITADDVIHAWWVPALGWKQDAIPGIVNEAWTNIEQPGVYRGQCAELCGKDHGFMPIVVEVLPKAEFQRWLASRRSASGTAPAAAPAGPAAAPPSAAPATPAGDAAPAAAATPTAAL from the coding sequence ATGACGCAACGCAGCAGCTTGACGTCGATGAGCATTTCCACACAGGTGGGCCTGGCGATGGCAGCGCTGCTGAGCGCACCGGCCGCCTGGGCGCAATCGGTCGATCCCAAGGAATGGCAGCTCAACATGGGGCGCGGGGTGACCCAGACCGCGCATATGGCCTACGAGGCGCATATGGTGGCGCTGTGGGTGTGCGTGGTGATCGGCGCGCTGGTGTTCGGCGCGATGGGCTATGCGATCTTCACGTTCCGCAAGTCCAAAGGCGCGGTGGCTGCGCAATTCAGTCACAACACCACCGCTGAAGCGCTATGGACGGTGATTCCGGTGCTGGTGCTGATCGCGATGGCCTGGCCGGCGACGGCAAAGCTGATCGCGATGTACGACACCCGCGAATCGGAAATGACGGTCAAGGTGACCGGCTACCAATGGATGTGGAAATACGAGTATCTCGGCCAGGGTGTGGCATTCACCAGTCGCCTGGCACGCGAATCCGATCGCATCCGGCAAAGCGGCGAGCGCCCGATCGCGGCCTCGCAGCCGCACTACCTGCTGGATGTCGACAACCACCTGGTGCTGCCGGTCAACACCAAGATCCGGTTCGTGATTACCGCCGACGACGTGATCCATGCCTGGTGGGTGCCCGCGCTGGGATGGAAGCAGGACGCGATCCCCGGCATCGTCAACGAAGCCTGGACCAACATCGAACAGCCGGGCGTGTATCGCGGGCAGTGCGCCGAGTTGTGCGGCAAGGATCATGGCTTCATGCCGATCGTGGTGGAAGTGCTGCCCAAGGCCGAATTCCAGCGCTGGCTGGCGTCGCGTCGCAGCGCGTCAGGCACTGCTCCGGCAGCGGCGCCTGCGGGTCCAGCCGCCGCACCGCCGTCCGCTGCACCGGCGACGCCTGCAGGTGATGCCGCGCCTGCCGCAGCTGCTACACCGACCGCCGCTCTTTAA
- the putA gene encoding bifunctional proline dehydrogenase/L-glutamate gamma-semialdehyde dehydrogenase PutA, with protein MNAQLDPLASTSVARPLLAPELPAAPGALRAAITAAWLKDETEHVRELLDQARLPAAEQAKVQAIAADLVTRVRARAQDQGAIEAFMRQYDLGSEEGVLLMCVAEALLRIPDQDTADKLIRDKLGDADWKKHMGGSDSLLVNASTWGLMLTGQLVQLNDLTRADVPGAFKRLIGRVGEPVIRLAVRQAMKIMGHQFVMGRTIGEALSRSRKGDNAHYRYSFDMLGEGALTMKDAQRYLQAYRDAIHAIGRSGNFVGTDVFAAPSISIKLSALYPRYEHAKRARVMEELVPGVLELAQLAKSYGIGYTVDAEEADRLELSLDIIEATFSDSSLDGWEGYGLAVQAYQKRTPYTIDFLADLARRVGRRIPVRLVKGAYWDAEIKRAQIEGHPGYPVFTRKQNTDVSYLACARRMFAHNDALYPMFATHNAQTIAAVRAIAAGKTYEHQKLHGMGDDLYAEVIPADRLGLPCRVYAPVGSHEDLLPYLVRRLLENGANSSFVNRITDEDVAIEDLIRDPVEAVSSFTSIPHPKIPLPADLLRSQNQNRKNSMGANLANDNDLRQLAEQLNAAIKPWKATPLVPGALISTPSQPVLNPADRRETVGQWHPADPDTVQTSLASAAAAQPGWNRTPAASRATILEHAADLLEARMPEFMAICVKEAGKTLPDAVAEVREAVDFLRYYAGQARAQFGAPERLPGPTGESNELQLHGRGVFVCISPWNFPLAIFLGQVAAALAAGNTVIAKPAEQTNLIGFAAVKLLHEAGVPEAAVQFLPGDGATVGAALTNDPRVAGVAFTGSTETARIINRTLAARDAAIGVLIAETGGQNAFIADSSSLPEAVVKEAIASAFISAGQRCSAARVLFVQDDIADKVMTMLAGAMGELKIGDPSLLSTDVGPVIDADALKILDDHAARMDREARLIGSTTLATTTAHGSFFAARAYELTSLAQLQREIFGPVLHVIRWKADQLDAVIEQINATGYGLTLGVHSRIDETIERITSRVAVGNVYVNRNQIGAVVGVQPFGGQGLSGTGPKAGGPHYLLRFATEKVVTVNTTAAGGNASLLTLGD; from the coding sequence ATGAACGCTCAGCTCGACCCGCTTGCCTCCACCTCAGTTGCGCGCCCGCTTTTGGCGCCCGAACTGCCCGCCGCACCTGGCGCATTGCGTGCTGCCATTACCGCCGCCTGGCTCAAGGACGAAACCGAGCACGTGCGTGAATTGCTCGACCAGGCACGTCTGCCCGCCGCCGAGCAGGCCAAGGTGCAAGCGATCGCTGCCGATCTGGTCACCCGCGTGCGTGCCCGTGCGCAGGACCAGGGGGCCATCGAAGCCTTCATGCGCCAGTACGACCTGGGTAGCGAAGAAGGCGTGCTGCTGATGTGCGTGGCCGAGGCGCTGCTGCGCATCCCCGACCAGGATACTGCCGACAAGCTGATCCGCGACAAGCTCGGCGATGCGGATTGGAAGAAGCACATGGGCGGCAGCGATTCGCTGCTGGTCAACGCCTCCACCTGGGGCCTGATGCTGACCGGCCAGTTGGTGCAGCTCAACGACCTCACCCGCGCCGATGTGCCGGGAGCCTTCAAGCGCCTGATCGGACGCGTCGGCGAGCCGGTGATTCGTCTGGCCGTGCGCCAGGCCATGAAGATCATGGGCCACCAGTTCGTCATGGGCCGCACCATCGGCGAAGCGTTGTCGCGTTCGCGCAAGGGCGACAACGCCCACTACCGCTATTCGTTCGACATGCTCGGCGAAGGCGCGCTCACCATGAAGGATGCGCAGCGCTATCTGCAGGCGTATCGCGACGCGATTCATGCGATCGGCCGCAGCGGCAACTTCGTTGGTACCGACGTGTTCGCCGCGCCCAGCATTTCGATCAAGTTATCGGCGCTGTATCCGCGTTACGAGCACGCCAAGCGCGCACGCGTGATGGAAGAGCTGGTGCCTGGCGTGCTGGAGCTTGCGCAGTTGGCCAAGTCGTATGGCATCGGCTACACCGTCGACGCTGAAGAAGCCGACCGTCTGGAACTGTCGCTCGACATCATCGAAGCCACCTTCTCCGATTCGTCGTTGGATGGATGGGAAGGCTATGGCCTGGCAGTGCAGGCGTATCAAAAACGCACGCCGTACACGATCGATTTTCTTGCAGATCTCGCGCGCCGCGTCGGGCGACGTATTCCGGTGCGCCTGGTCAAAGGCGCGTATTGGGACGCGGAAATCAAGCGCGCGCAAATCGAAGGGCATCCCGGCTACCCGGTGTTTACCCGCAAGCAAAATACCGACGTGTCGTATCTGGCCTGCGCACGTCGCATGTTCGCGCACAATGACGCGCTCTATCCGATGTTCGCCACGCATAACGCGCAGACCATTGCGGCGGTGCGTGCGATTGCAGCAGGCAAGACTTACGAGCATCAGAAACTGCACGGCATGGGCGATGACCTGTATGCCGAAGTGATTCCAGCCGATCGTCTCGGCCTGCCATGCCGCGTGTACGCCCCGGTCGGCTCACACGAAGATCTGCTGCCCTATCTGGTGCGTCGCCTGCTCGAAAACGGCGCCAATTCCAGCTTCGTCAATCGCATCACCGACGAGGATGTCGCCATCGAAGACCTCATCCGCGACCCAGTTGAGGCGGTGTCGTCGTTCACTTCCATTCCGCATCCCAAGATTCCACTGCCGGCCGATTTGCTGCGTAGTCAGAACCAGAACAGGAAAAACTCCATGGGCGCCAATCTCGCCAACGACAACGATCTGCGCCAGCTGGCCGAGCAACTCAACGCCGCGATCAAACCCTGGAAAGCGACGCCTTTGGTGCCTGGTGCGCTGATCAGCACGCCCAGCCAACCGGTACTGAATCCGGCGGATCGCCGGGAGACGGTTGGGCAGTGGCACCCGGCTGATCCGGACACCGTGCAGACGTCGCTGGCCAGCGCTGCAGCCGCGCAACCTGGCTGGAACCGCACACCTGCAGCGAGCCGCGCCACTATCCTGGAACATGCGGCCGATCTGCTCGAAGCGCGCATGCCCGAATTCATGGCGATCTGTGTCAAGGAAGCCGGCAAGACGCTGCCGGACGCAGTGGCCGAAGTCCGCGAGGCGGTGGATTTCCTGCGCTACTACGCCGGTCAGGCGCGCGCACAGTTCGGCGCACCCGAGCGCCTACCCGGGCCGACCGGCGAATCCAACGAGCTGCAGCTGCACGGGCGTGGCGTCTTCGTCTGCATCAGTCCGTGGAACTTCCCGTTGGCGATCTTCCTCGGCCAGGTCGCCGCAGCGCTGGCGGCCGGCAACACGGTTATCGCCAAACCGGCCGAGCAGACCAACCTGATCGGCTTTGCAGCGGTCAAGTTGCTGCACGAAGCTGGCGTACCGGAAGCGGCTGTACAGTTCCTGCCAGGTGACGGCGCTACCGTTGGTGCTGCGCTGACCAACGACCCGCGCGTTGCCGGCGTTGCATTCACCGGTTCTACCGAAACCGCACGCATCATCAACCGCACCCTGGCCGCACGCGATGCCGCCATCGGCGTGTTGATCGCCGAAACCGGCGGCCAGAACGCCTTCATCGCCGACTCGTCTTCGCTGCCCGAAGCAGTAGTCAAAGAAGCGATCGCTAGTGCTTTCATCTCGGCCGGGCAGCGCTGCTCCGCGGCGCGCGTCCTGTTCGTCCAGGACGACATCGCCGACAAGGTCATGACGATGCTGGCCGGTGCGATGGGCGAGTTGAAGATCGGCGATCCGAGCCTGCTCTCAACCGACGTCGGCCCCGTGATCGACGCCGATGCGCTCAAGATTCTCGACGATCACGCTGCACGCATGGATCGCGAAGCGCGCCTGATCGGAAGCACTACGCTGGCGACGACCACGGCGCATGGCAGCTTCTTCGCTGCACGCGCCTACGAACTGACGTCGCTAGCCCAGCTGCAGCGCGAAATTTTCGGGCCGGTGCTGCACGTGATTCGCTGGAAAGCCGATCAGCTCGACGCCGTCATCGAGCAGATCAACGCAACCGGTTATGGCCTCACCCTGGGTGTGCATTCGCGTATCGACGAAACCATCGAACGCATCACCTCGCGCGTGGCGGTCGGTAACGTCTACGTCAATCGCAACCAGATCGGTGCCGTGGTCGGCGTACAACCCTTCGGCGGTCAGGGCCTGTCCGGCACCGGTCCCAAGGCCGGCGGCCCGCATTACCTGCTGCGCTTTGCGACAGAGAAGGTCGTCACCGTCAACACCACTGCAGCCGGTGGCAATGCCTCGCTGCTGACATTGGGCGATTGA